The Lentzea guizhouensis genome contains a region encoding:
- a CDS encoding WXG100 family type VII secretion target: MTRPAPSCATEDNTRADGFTGHQIYAQMHGGPGTGSAQHAADKATELGQTYAQLEARLKRVGETLGESWTGASADAAQTAGNPINQAMIQMQDALRQADQSLSNQVYQFNYNKAQLRNMPEKAPDTGFWDDVTPWDTDTEDAANKYQGDEAHNRRIYTEFQGASNTNRGELPQEFPGVTADNLNVQVVDNSGSNNQNNTTNTSGITRPSGSTGFPSPTGSPQGPTGSTFTPPTGIGNGDTTTSWSPGGGTGGGGGGGGGGLKPGGDLGLGTNKPPIGSVIDRPITAGIPPIGVPGGPDGGGRGPAVGAGGGKLGGPGAGGGGKFGTGGLGGSAGTGTGTGSGTGSQPGNKAGMFSGMGENANAANRAGATAGAAGKAGAAGMGGMGGAGARGQGDEDKEHKSADYLVTEENTNELIGDMPMVAPPTIGG, translated from the coding sequence ATGACACGGCCCGCGCCCAGCTGCGCCACAGAGGACAACACCCGCGCGGACGGGTTCACCGGGCACCAGATCTACGCCCAGATGCACGGTGGCCCCGGCACCGGCTCCGCCCAGCACGCGGCGGACAAGGCCACCGAGCTCGGTCAGACCTACGCGCAGCTGGAGGCGCGGCTGAAGCGGGTCGGCGAGACGCTGGGCGAGTCGTGGACCGGTGCGAGCGCCGACGCCGCGCAGACGGCGGGCAACCCGATCAACCAGGCCATGATCCAGATGCAGGACGCGCTGCGGCAGGCCGACCAGTCGTTGTCGAACCAGGTCTACCAGTTCAACTACAACAAGGCGCAGCTGCGGAACATGCCGGAGAAGGCGCCGGACACGGGTTTCTGGGACGACGTCACGCCCTGGGACACCGACACCGAGGACGCGGCGAACAAGTACCAGGGCGACGAGGCGCACAACCGCCGCATCTACACCGAGTTCCAGGGCGCGAGCAACACCAACCGCGGTGAGCTGCCGCAGGAGTTCCCCGGTGTCACGGCGGACAACCTGAACGTCCAGGTCGTCGACAACAGCGGCAGCAACAACCAGAACAACACCACGAACACGAGCGGCATCACCCGCCCGTCCGGCAGCACCGGCTTCCCGAGCCCCACCGGTTCCCCGCAGGGCCCCACCGGCAGCACCTTCACCCCGCCGACCGGCATCGGCAACGGCGACACCACCACCAGCTGGTCCCCCGGCGGCGGCACCGGCGGTGGTGGCGGCGGAGGCGGCGGCGGTCTCAAGCCCGGTGGCGACCTCGGTCTGGGCACCAACAAGCCCCCGATCGGCAGCGTCATCGACCGCCCGATCACCGCGGGCATCCCGCCGATCGGTGTGCCCGGCGGTCCGGATGGCGGCGGACGCGGTCCGGCGGTCGGTGCGGGCGGCGGCAAGCTCGGCGGACCGGGTGCGGGTGGCGGTGGCAAGTTCGGCACCGGCGGCCTCGGCGGCAGCGCGGGTACGGGCACGGGTACCGGCAGCGGCACGGGCAGCCAGCCCGGCAACAAGGCCGGCATGTTCAGCGGCATGGGTGAGAACGCCAACGCCGCCAACCGCGCGGGTGCAACAGCCGGCGCGGCGGGCAAGGCCGGTGCGGCCGGCATGGGCGGCATGGGTGGCGCCGGTGCCAGGGGCCAGGGGGACGAGGACAAGGAGCACAAGTCCGCGGACTACCTGGTCACCGAGGAGAACACCAACGAGCTCATCGGTGACATGCCGATGGTCGCACCGCCGACGATCGGGGGGTGA
- a CDS encoding DUF3558 domain-containing protein → MQIRTIVAGTAALALLAGCGSSGGTTGTPTPTSQPTGTGQSGGAPKVGTPLDVTVFEAAPCTAVTPAQVEAFGLTGVTGKVNTTAPGKACLWTGVNTAARSSPGLVILPDGTNLGTIYANKDNGTYAAFEELPAIQGYPAALTLAADLRAQGNCEISVGVSDDRAILFTFSSLSGSPRFADPCGSLTEFANLAITTIKAGAK, encoded by the coding sequence GTGCAGATCCGAACGATCGTCGCCGGCACCGCCGCTCTCGCCCTGCTGGCCGGGTGCGGCAGCAGCGGTGGCACCACCGGCACCCCGACGCCCACCTCCCAGCCGACCGGCACCGGCCAGAGCGGCGGGGCGCCGAAGGTCGGCACCCCGCTCGACGTCACGGTCTTCGAGGCCGCGCCGTGCACCGCGGTCACCCCCGCCCAGGTCGAGGCGTTCGGGCTGACCGGCGTCACCGGCAAGGTGAACACCACCGCCCCCGGCAAGGCGTGCCTGTGGACCGGTGTGAACACGGCGGCCAGGTCGTCTCCCGGTCTGGTGATCCTGCCGGACGGCACGAACCTCGGCACCATCTACGCCAACAAGGACAACGGCACCTATGCCGCGTTCGAGGAGCTGCCCGCCATCCAGGGCTACCCGGCCGCGTTGACCTTGGCAGCTGATCTGCGCGCGCAGGGCAACTGCGAGATCTCCGTCGGTGTCTCCGACGACAGGGCCATCCTCTTCACCTTCAGCAGTCTGAGCGGCAGCCCCCGCTTCGCTGACCCGTGCGGCTCGCTCACCGAGTTCGCGAATCTGGCGATCACCACGATCAAGGCAGGTGCGAAATGA
- a CDS encoding PE domain-containing protein, protein MSGTKVDLDTLRAAIKEYEAILAELVTAEQTGNALVAVKAAGLDRPSVVYAGHAVTAGSMHQQSNKQLQLTLDARIKNLTATLKQYERTEQGNEADMKPRD, encoded by the coding sequence ATGAGCGGGACCAAGGTCGATCTGGACACACTGCGCGCCGCCATCAAGGAGTACGAGGCGATCCTCGCCGAGCTCGTGACCGCCGAGCAGACCGGCAACGCGCTGGTCGCCGTCAAGGCAGCCGGCCTGGACCGGCCGAGCGTCGTCTACGCGGGTCACGCCGTCACCGCGGGCAGCATGCACCAGCAGTCGAACAAGCAGCTCCAGCTGACGCTGGACGCCAGGATCAAGAACCTCACGGCGACGCTCAAGCAGTACGAGCGCACCGAGCAGGGCAACGAAGCCGACATGAAGCCGAGGGACTGA
- a CDS encoding DUF4233 domain-containing protein, producing MKAFRGIMAGTLILEVIVVALALPVIAKLHGGVTSLVGWVTFGFIAAFIALCAFVRRPWAIAVLVALHVLLIATWILLPALGVIGVIFALVWAYLLWLRKDLLKRMAEGRLPSQQQQA from the coding sequence ATGAAGGCCTTCCGCGGCATCATGGCGGGCACCCTCATCCTCGAGGTCATCGTCGTGGCACTGGCCCTGCCGGTCATCGCGAAGCTGCACGGCGGCGTCACCTCGCTCGTCGGCTGGGTGACGTTCGGCTTCATCGCCGCCTTCATCGCCCTGTGCGCCTTCGTCCGCCGCCCCTGGGCCATCGCGGTCCTGGTGGCCCTGCACGTCCTGCTGATCGCGACCTGGATCCTGCTGCCGGCGCTGGGCGTCATCGGCGTGATCTTCGCGCTGGTGTGGGCCTACCTGCTGTGGCTGCGCAAGGACCTGCTCAAGCGGATGGCCGAGGGACGCCTGCCGTCCCAGCAACAACAGGCCTGA
- a CDS encoding alkaline phosphatase D family protein, which yields MTFDRRTLFKAGALGTAAALVPNGIGLAKTDRPLLTHGVQSGDVTWDGGIVWTRADRPSRMLVEVSNDPQFRFSRRIRGPLLTPETGGTGHVRVSSLLPGRRAYYRVTAEDLHGRTRSAPVTGSFTTAPLGRDEVRFVWSGDVAGQGWGINPDLGGMPIFSAMADRRPDFFIHSGDSVYSDNPMKESVTLPDGRIWRNVVTPEKLKVAETLDEYRGQFAYNLLDDNVRRFAAEVPVFAQWDDHEVTNNWYPGEILDNPLYTEKRVDVLAQRAFQAFHEWMPIDRHRAVDGRVYRKFAYGRNVEVFVLDMRTYKDRNTSPKDQPGVILGAAQAKWLVDSLARSTATWKVIAADLPIGLTVPDGADIEGVANGLPGAPNGREHEIAWVLREIKRRRVRNTVWLTADVHYTAAHHYSPDRAAVGDFDPFWEFVSGPLHSGAFGPNTLDPTFGPEAVFVHAPPAANTTPLDGFQHFGEVKADRDEFTVWLRDATGAALWSKTLKAR from the coding sequence ATGACCTTCGACCGACGCACGTTGTTCAAGGCAGGCGCACTGGGCACCGCGGCAGCGCTGGTGCCGAACGGGATCGGCCTCGCGAAGACGGACCGGCCGCTGCTCACCCACGGCGTGCAGTCCGGTGACGTCACCTGGGACGGTGGCATCGTCTGGACCCGCGCCGACCGTCCCTCCCGGATGCTCGTCGAGGTGTCCAACGACCCGCAGTTCCGCTTCTCCCGGCGCATCCGCGGTCCGTTGCTCACACCGGAGACCGGCGGTACCGGCCACGTCCGCGTGTCGAGCCTGCTGCCCGGCCGCCGCGCCTACTACCGCGTCACCGCCGAGGACCTGCACGGCCGCACCCGCAGCGCGCCCGTCACCGGCAGCTTCACCACCGCCCCGCTCGGCCGCGACGAGGTGCGGTTCGTGTGGTCCGGTGACGTCGCCGGCCAGGGCTGGGGCATCAACCCGGACCTCGGCGGCATGCCGATCTTCTCCGCGATGGCCGACCGCCGCCCCGACTTCTTCATCCACAGCGGCGACAGCGTCTACTCCGACAACCCGATGAAGGAGTCGGTGACGCTGCCGGACGGCCGGATCTGGCGCAACGTCGTCACGCCGGAGAAGCTCAAGGTCGCCGAGACGCTCGACGAGTACCGCGGCCAGTTCGCCTACAACCTGCTCGACGACAACGTCCGCCGGTTCGCCGCCGAGGTGCCGGTCTTCGCGCAGTGGGACGACCACGAGGTCACCAACAACTGGTATCCGGGTGAGATTCTCGACAACCCGCTCTACACCGAGAAGCGCGTGGACGTGCTGGCACAGCGGGCTTTCCAGGCGTTCCACGAGTGGATGCCGATCGACCGCCACCGCGCCGTGGACGGTCGCGTGTACCGGAAGTTCGCCTACGGCCGCAACGTCGAGGTGTTCGTGCTCGACATGCGCACCTACAAGGACCGCAACACCTCGCCGAAGGACCAGCCGGGCGTCATCCTCGGTGCGGCACAGGCGAAGTGGCTCGTCGACAGCCTCGCCCGCAGCACCGCCACGTGGAAGGTGATCGCCGCCGACCTGCCGATCGGCCTGACCGTCCCGGACGGCGCGGACATCGAGGGCGTCGCGAACGGCCTGCCGGGCGCACCGAACGGCCGCGAGCACGAGATCGCGTGGGTGCTGCGTGAGATCAAGAGGCGCCGGGTGCGCAACACGGTGTGGCTGACCGCGGACGTCCACTACACCGCCGCCCACCACTACTCCCCGGACCGCGCCGCCGTCGGCGACTTCGACCCCTTCTGGGAGTTCGTCTCCGGCCCGCTGCACTCCGGCGCGTTCGGCCCGAACACGCTCGACCCGACGTTCGGCCCGGAAGCGGTCTTCGTGCACGCCCCACCGGCCGCCAACACCACCCCGCTCGACGGTTTCCAGCACTTCGGCGAGGTCAAGGCCGACCGCGACGAGTTCACGGTCTGGCTGCGCGACGCAACCGGCGCAGCGCTCTGGTCCAAAACGCTCAAGGCGCGCTGA
- a CDS encoding ESX secretion-associated protein EspG encodes MSVLRSSIQLSDLAFDVLWKQERLGRFHPALHVESPGETEDERAVIERDVIGELRRVGLDHPDVRGTLHLIAKADADYSAWIAVTPNETRPVVVAANSQHGVLALHEDGFVQLHPIRPENAPEVLAMQLPDVPAGKGASINVHESEINTHQPGKASSSMALRQLLAQPRKGTAKLYTARRSGDERQRAKSFLTTIDFEDGRWLVVKYTDQNQQTWVHATPASRQIITDWLKRLT; translated from the coding sequence GTGAGCGTGCTTCGATCCTCCATCCAGCTGTCGGACCTCGCGTTCGACGTGCTGTGGAAGCAGGAGCGGCTGGGCCGGTTCCACCCGGCGCTGCACGTGGAGTCGCCGGGGGAGACCGAGGACGAGCGCGCGGTGATCGAGCGCGACGTCATCGGCGAGCTGCGCCGGGTGGGCCTGGACCACCCGGACGTGCGCGGCACGTTGCACCTGATCGCCAAGGCCGACGCGGACTACTCGGCGTGGATCGCGGTCACGCCGAACGAGACCCGGCCGGTGGTGGTCGCGGCGAACTCGCAGCACGGCGTGCTCGCGTTGCACGAGGACGGGTTCGTGCAGCTGCACCCGATCCGGCCGGAGAACGCGCCGGAGGTGCTCGCGATGCAGCTGCCCGACGTCCCCGCCGGCAAGGGTGCGTCGATCAACGTGCACGAGTCGGAGATCAACACGCACCAGCCGGGCAAGGCGTCGTCGTCGATGGCGCTGCGGCAGCTGCTGGCCCAGCCCCGCAAGGGTACGGCGAAGCTGTACACGGCCCGGCGCAGCGGCGACGAACGCCAGCGCGCCAAGAGCTTCCTCACCACGATCGACTTCGAGGACGGCCGCTGGCTCGTGGTCAAGTACACCGACCAGAACCAGCAGACGTGGGTGCACGCCACGCCCGCCTCGCGCCAGATCATCACCGACTGGCTCAAGCGCCTGACGTGA
- the pulA gene encoding pullulanase-type alpha-1,6-glucosidase gives MRRVVAALAALVLLPLTPVQAVARPEQRLAVGEVVDIAPGVRAGDSRLALPPKRDDLRGERFYFVMPDRFANGDPRNDRGRSNAAEHGFNPADKGFYHGGDLKGLHRKLDYLDGMGITAIWMTPMFLNRWVQGDSAAYHGYWTVDFTKLDPHFGTTQEMRELIRDAHRRGIKVFFDIVANHTADVIKYAEGKTSYVSTGAQPYLDASGKPFDLADYAGQKNFPKLDAAKSFPYTPVKDGPTKIPFWLNDSTLYHNRGDSTFSGESSEQGDFSGLDDLMTEHPRVVNGMKDIFTSWIDTLDIDGYRVDTVKHVNLEFWQALAPHVKQYANRKGKKDFFVFGEVFDSSPENTSKYTTDGKMQATLDFPFQSSAVSFLSGKGSQRLGEVLLDDDRYTDADSNASSLPTFLGNHDMGRVAWMIRNDKPGITDAELLERLKLGNQLMYLWRGNPVVYYGDEQGFAGTGGDKLARQDMFASKTPEYMVEKLIGSDRTGAVDNYNTAHPLYQQLKALAAQVDRDPVWRDGNQVLRYAEGDVFAFSRILGREHLVVANAGTAPATVTVPVSSTGFENAVVQNGRVTVTVPALSALVLKGTSDVAKVKPAPTLVAPAAGTVLDERVELRADGIGAPNAAATFAARVEGTSDWTVLGTDDAAPYRVFADLSAVPGAAVGKRVELRVVAKSGEIGADGAFVSLVAAPPVPDPGTKNPDWLVVHYARDNHDGWGLHVWGDVETPTEWTAPLPFAGENVYGRFAWVKLKPGAKSVGIIAHKGDEKDTSVDRIVDPSVTPEVWLKQGDPAVHPSEQAATGKAVVHHVGDATGAVVRVAGRADVPFSGGIAELPPTTDFSVVRGTTVEATGKFTSAHAWVANGKVHASLAAAENRAMIHYHRPDGDYTDWTMYHWTGSAEPSPGWNQSRVPDGRDAFGVYWSVPLAAGAAGLSYILHRGDAKDPGPDQFLDLGQKGNEVWQLQGNETYLLPPNAGPAADDDLTKAKAIWISRDKVVWDVPAVQSDGYRLEHGSRVLRLSPTTEEVPAQFPHLKGKPVFAVRGFVDEALRDKLSAVHVDAGGAIRHRTSVQIAGVLDDRYAAAATKLTFGPTFDRDRASVRLWAPTARNVKLRLFDEPSGEPVRTVQLKRDDASGAWSGSGDWKNKYYQFEVTNWQRTVVVTDPYSVALWVNSTHSQFADLKDARTQPQGWSRDVARGMGGAITELHVRDFSIGDESVPAADRGTYKAFTHRDSVGMKHLKTLAAAGMDTVHLLPTFDIATIPEKRSDQATPACDLPSLPADSDQQQACVGAVAARDGFNWGYDPFHYDVPEGSYATTDAQNGWARSKQYREMVKSLHDNGNRVVVDVVYNHTAAFGDAPTSVLDKVVPGYYQRLNLDGSVANSTCCANTATENAMMGKLVVDSVVRWARTYKVDGFRFDLMGHHPKANILAVRAALDALTVERDGVDGRKIGVYGEGWDFGEVAGNARFEQATQANMAGTGIGTFSDRLRDAVRGGGPFDDDPRVQGIGSGLAGDVNSSPANGDVAARLENYSDLVKLGMAGNMASYRFQSTAGPVVSGRDVKYNGAAAGYTGQPLEAITYVDAHDNEALFDALMYKLKPETSMADRVKMQTVSLAPALLGQGRPFVHAGTEFLRSKSLDRNSYDSGDWFNRYDPSLRDNGFGRGLPPKADNEAKWPYAKPLLSLPKPASADMKASLDATLELLRIRQTSPLFSLGSADLVQQKVSFPAARSGVVVMHVDDTVGPDVDPARRGLLVVINPYPTDESIALPPGDWKPVTSEKKVGAARSVVVLER, from the coding sequence ATGCGTCGGGTCGTCGCCGCGCTCGCTGCACTGGTTCTGCTCCCTCTCACACCCGTCCAGGCCGTTGCCCGACCGGAGCAACGCCTGGCCGTCGGGGAGGTGGTGGACATAGCGCCCGGTGTGCGCGCCGGTGACTCGAGACTCGCCTTGCCGCCCAAACGGGACGACCTGCGGGGTGAGCGCTTCTACTTCGTGATGCCGGACCGGTTCGCGAACGGCGACCCCCGCAACGACCGCGGCCGGTCGAACGCCGCCGAGCACGGGTTCAACCCGGCCGACAAGGGCTTCTACCACGGTGGTGACCTCAAGGGTCTGCACCGGAAGCTCGACTACCTCGACGGCATGGGCATCACGGCGATCTGGATGACGCCGATGTTCCTCAACCGCTGGGTGCAGGGCGACTCCGCCGCCTACCACGGCTACTGGACCGTCGACTTCACCAAGCTGGACCCGCACTTCGGCACCACGCAGGAGATGCGCGAGCTCATCCGCGACGCGCACCGGCGGGGCATCAAGGTGTTCTTCGACATCGTCGCGAACCACACCGCGGACGTGATCAAGTACGCCGAGGGCAAGACGTCGTACGTGTCCACGGGCGCGCAGCCGTACCTGGACGCTTCAGGAAAGCCGTTCGACCTCGCCGACTACGCGGGGCAGAAGAACTTCCCGAAGCTCGACGCGGCCAAGTCGTTCCCGTACACGCCGGTGAAGGACGGGCCGACGAAGATCCCGTTCTGGCTCAACGACTCCACGCTCTACCACAACCGCGGCGACTCGACGTTCTCCGGCGAGTCGAGCGAGCAGGGCGACTTCTCCGGGCTCGACGACCTGATGACCGAGCACCCGCGCGTGGTCAACGGCATGAAGGACATCTTCACGAGCTGGATCGACACGCTCGACATCGACGGCTACCGGGTCGACACGGTCAAGCACGTCAACCTGGAGTTCTGGCAGGCGCTCGCGCCGCACGTGAAGCAGTACGCGAACCGCAAGGGCAAAAAGGACTTCTTCGTGTTCGGCGAGGTCTTCGACTCCTCGCCGGAGAACACCTCGAAGTACACCACCGACGGCAAGATGCAGGCCACTCTGGACTTCCCGTTCCAGAGCAGCGCGGTGAGCTTCCTGTCCGGCAAGGGTTCCCAGCGGCTCGGTGAGGTGCTGCTCGACGACGACCGCTACACCGACGCCGACTCCAACGCCTCGTCGCTGCCGACGTTCCTCGGCAACCACGACATGGGCCGGGTCGCGTGGATGATCCGCAACGACAAGCCCGGCATCACCGACGCCGAGCTGCTGGAGCGGCTCAAGCTCGGCAACCAGCTGATGTACCTGTGGCGTGGCAACCCGGTCGTCTACTACGGCGACGAGCAGGGCTTCGCGGGCACGGGTGGCGACAAGCTGGCGCGCCAGGACATGTTCGCCTCGAAGACGCCCGAGTACATGGTGGAGAAGCTGATCGGGTCCGACCGCACCGGCGCGGTCGACAACTACAACACCGCGCACCCGCTCTACCAGCAGCTCAAGGCCCTTGCGGCACAGGTGGACCGCGATCCCGTGTGGCGTGATGGCAACCAGGTGCTGCGTTATGCCGAAGGTGACGTGTTCGCGTTCAGCCGCATTCTCGGCCGTGAGCACCTCGTCGTCGCGAACGCCGGTACCGCGCCTGCCACGGTGACGGTCCCGGTGTCCTCTACCGGCTTCGAGAACGCTGTCGTGCAGAACGGTCGCGTCACGGTGACCGTGCCGGCGCTGTCGGCATTGGTGCTCAAGGGAACCAGCGACGTGGCCAAGGTGAAGCCGGCGCCGACACTGGTGGCCCCGGCCGCCGGAACCGTGCTGGACGAGCGGGTCGAGCTGCGCGCGGACGGCATCGGCGCGCCCAACGCGGCGGCCACGTTCGCCGCACGGGTCGAGGGAACGTCCGACTGGACCGTGCTGGGCACCGACGACGCGGCGCCGTACCGGGTGTTCGCGGACCTGTCGGCAGTTCCGGGAGCGGCGGTCGGCAAGCGGGTCGAGCTGCGTGTGGTGGCGAAGTCGGGTGAGATCGGCGCGGACGGCGCGTTCGTGTCGCTCGTGGCCGCACCGCCGGTCCCGGACCCCGGCACGAAGAACCCGGACTGGCTGGTCGTGCACTACGCCCGCGACAACCACGACGGCTGGGGACTGCACGTCTGGGGCGATGTCGAGACGCCGACCGAGTGGACCGCGCCGCTGCCGTTCGCCGGTGAGAACGTCTACGGGCGGTTCGCGTGGGTGAAGCTGAAGCCGGGTGCGAAGTCCGTGGGGATCATCGCGCACAAGGGCGACGAGAAGGACACGTCCGTCGACCGGATCGTCGACCCGAGCGTGACGCCCGAGGTGTGGCTCAAGCAGGGCGACCCGGCGGTGCACCCGTCCGAGCAGGCGGCCACCGGCAAGGCGGTCGTGCACCACGTCGGCGACGCGACGGGTGCCGTGGTGCGCGTGGCCGGCCGTGCGGACGTGCCGTTCTCCGGCGGGATCGCGGAACTGCCGCCGACCACGGACTTCTCGGTGGTGCGCGGGACGACGGTGGAGGCGACCGGCAAGTTCACGAGCGCCCACGCGTGGGTGGCGAACGGCAAGGTGCACGCATCGCTCGCCGCCGCCGAGAACCGGGCGATGATCCACTACCACCGGCCGGACGGCGACTACACCGACTGGACGATGTACCACTGGACGGGGTCCGCGGAGCCGTCGCCGGGCTGGAACCAGTCACGGGTGCCGGACGGGCGTGATGCGTTCGGCGTGTACTGGTCGGTGCCGCTCGCCGCAGGTGCCGCGGGGCTGAGCTACATCCTCCACCGCGGTGACGCGAAGGACCCCGGCCCCGACCAGTTCCTCGACCTGGGCCAGAAGGGGAACGAGGTGTGGCAGTTGCAGGGGAACGAGACCTACCTGCTGCCGCCGAACGCCGGTCCGGCCGCCGATGACGACCTGACCAAGGCCAAGGCGATCTGGATCTCGCGCGACAAGGTCGTGTGGGACGTGCCGGCCGTGCAGTCCGACGGCTACCGGCTGGAGCACGGCTCGCGGGTGCTGCGGCTCTCGCCGACCACCGAGGAGGTGCCGGCGCAGTTCCCGCACCTGAAGGGGAAGCCGGTGTTCGCGGTGCGCGGGTTCGTCGACGAGGCGTTGCGGGACAAGCTGTCCGCGGTGCACGTCGACGCGGGTGGCGCGATCCGGCACCGGACGAGCGTGCAGATCGCGGGCGTGCTCGACGACCGTTATGCCGCCGCTGCGACGAAGCTGACGTTCGGGCCGACGTTCGACCGCGACCGCGCGTCGGTCCGGTTGTGGGCGCCGACCGCTCGGAACGTGAAGCTGCGGCTGTTCGACGAGCCGTCCGGTGAGCCGGTGCGGACCGTGCAGCTCAAGCGCGACGACGCCTCGGGCGCGTGGTCCGGTTCCGGTGACTGGAAGAACAAGTACTACCAGTTCGAGGTCACCAACTGGCAGCGCACGGTCGTGGTCACCGACCCGTACTCCGTGGCGTTGTGGGTCAACTCGACACATTCGCAGTTCGCGGACCTGAAGGACGCGCGGACGCAGCCGCAGGGCTGGTCCCGTGATGTCGCTCGCGGAATGGGCGGCGCGATCACCGAGCTGCACGTGCGCGACTTCTCGATCGGCGACGAGTCCGTCCCCGCCGCCGACCGCGGTACGTACAAGGCGTTCACGCACCGCGACTCGGTGGGCATGAAGCACCTGAAGACGCTGGCCGCGGCGGGCATGGACACCGTGCACCTGCTGCCGACGTTCGACATCGCGACGATCCCCGAGAAGCGCTCGGACCAGGCCACGCCCGCGTGTGACCTGCCGTCGCTGCCCGCGGACTCGGACCAGCAGCAGGCCTGCGTCGGCGCGGTGGCCGCTCGTGACGGCTTCAACTGGGGCTACGACCCGTTCCACTACGACGTTCCCGAAGGCTCTTACGCCACCACGGACGCGCAGAACGGGTGGGCTCGGTCGAAGCAGTACCGTGAGATGGTGAAGTCGTTGCACGACAACGGCAACCGCGTGGTGGTGGACGTCGTCTACAACCACACGGCGGCGTTCGGCGACGCACCCACCTCGGTGCTCGACAAGGTCGTGCCCGGCTACTACCAGCGGCTCAACCTCGACGGATCGGTCGCCAACTCCACGTGCTGCGCGAACACGGCGACCGAGAACGCCATGATGGGCAAGCTCGTCGTGGACTCGGTGGTGCGCTGGGCTCGCACGTACAAGGTCGACGGGTTCCGGTTCGACCTGATGGGCCACCACCCGAAGGCGAACATCCTGGCCGTGCGCGCGGCTCTGGACGCGTTGACGGTGGAGCGCGACGGCGTGGACGGGCGCAAGATCGGCGTCTACGGCGAGGGCTGGGACTTCGGCGAGGTCGCGGGCAACGCGCGGTTCGAGCAGGCGACCCAGGCGAACATGGCCGGCACGGGCATCGGCACGTTCAGCGACCGGTTGCGTGACGCCGTGCGCGGTGGCGGGCCGTTCGACGACGACCCGCGCGTGCAGGGCATCGGCTCCGGTCTGGCCGGTGACGTGAACTCCTCGCCGGCCAACGGAGACGTGGCCGCGCGGCTGGAGAACTACAGCGACCTGGTGAAGCTGGGCATGGCCGGCAACATGGCGTCTTACCGCTTCCAGTCCACGGCCGGTCCGGTCGTGTCCGGTCGTGACGTGAAGTACAACGGCGCTGCTGCTGGGTACACCGGACAGCCGTTGGAGGCCATCACGTACGTGGACGCGCACGACAACGAGGCGTTGTTCGACGCGTTGATGTACAAGCTCAAGCCCGAGACGTCCATGGCGGACCGGGTGAAGATGCAGACGGTGTCGCTGGCGCCGGCGTTGCTGGGGCAGGGGCGGCCGTTCGTGCACGCGGGCACCGAGTTCCTGCGCTCGAAGTCGTTGGACCGCAACAGCTACGACTCGGGTGACTGGTTCAACCGGTACGACCCGTCGTTGCGCGACAACGGGTTCGGCCGCGGGTTGCCGCCCAAGGCGGACAACGAGGCGAAGTGGCCCTACGCGAAGCCGTTGCTGTCGCTGCCGAAGCCGGCGTCCGCGGACATGAAGGCCTCGCTGGACGCGACGCTGGAGCTGCTGCGGATCCGGCAGACGTCACCGCTGTTCTCGCTCGGCTCGGCCGATCTGGTGCAGCAGAAGGTGTCGTTCCCGGCCGCTCGTTCCGGGGTCGTCGTCATGCACGTCGACGACACCGTCGGTCCGGACGTGGACCCGGCGCGACGCGGCCTGCTCGTGGTCATCAACCCGTACCCGACCGACGAGTCCATTGCGCTGCCGCCGGGCGACTGGAAGCCGGTGACCAGCGAGAAGAAGGTGGGCGCGGCGCGTTCGGTCGTGGTGCTCGAACGGTAG